Proteins from a genomic interval of Lolium perenne isolate Kyuss_39 chromosome 1, Kyuss_2.0, whole genome shotgun sequence:
- the LOC127302785 gene encoding calcium uniporter protein 2, mitochondrial — MAAALRRAVAQRFAAAPQATYGMRRFTQERPAFRPTMPPDAGFLPLADRIRDHLGVSFPRINLDGLVPPAAPPAPAPAPAREEARADVGSLTVAEARKVLRATQMEAARARVRASREGAVPYADFLSLCCDAAGADAGPSVARALDESGSVIVLGKTVFLRPEMVVKAIEKVIPMPRAPAIAENDPAREELKAMEAVKADIDRRATLQVRRELWGGLAALALQTAGFMRLTFWELSWDVMEPICFFVTSTYFMAGYAFFLRTKREPSFEGFFQSRFLVKQKRLMKARDFDLRRYSELRRACGLPSLQAQSSPCEFAQDSNCHSYCQCH, encoded by the exons ATGGCGGCCGCGCTCAGGAGGGCCGTCGCGCAGCGCTTCGCGGCCGCGCCGCAGGCCACCTACGGGATGCGCCGCTTCACGCAGGAGCGGCCCGCGTTCCGCCCCACCATGCCCCCGGACGCCGGGTTCTTGCCCCTGGCCGACCGGATCCGCGACCACCTCGGCGTTTCCTTCCCGCGCATCAACCTCGACGGCCTCGTCCCGCCCGCCGCTCCCCCTGCCCCGGCCCCGGCGCCGGCGAGAGAGGAGGCGCGGGCTGATGTAGGCAGCCTGACGGTGGCGGAGGCGCGGAAGGTGCTGCGCGCCACGcagatggaggcggcgcgggcACGGGTGCGGGCGTCCCGCGAGGGCGCCGTGCCCTACGCCGACTTCCTCAGCCTCTGCTGCGACGCCGCGGGCGCCGACGCCGGACCCTCCGTCGCGCGCGCGCTCGACGAGTCCGGATCCGTCATCGTCCTCGGCAAGACCGTCTTCCTCAGGCCCGAGATG GTTGTGAAAGCAATTGAGAAGGTGATACCCATGCCGCGAGCCCCAGCCATCGCCGAGAACGACCCTGCAAGGGAAGAGCTGAAGGCGATGGAGGCCGTGAAGGCGGACATCGACCGCAGAGCCACGCTCCAGGTGCGGCGGGAGCTGTGGGGAGGGCTGGCTGCCCTGGCCCTCCAGACGGCCGGCTTCATGAGGCTGACGTTCTGGGAGCTGTCTTGGGACGTGATGGAGCCCATCTGCTTCTTCGTGACCTCGACCTACTTCATGGCCGGCTACGCCTTCTTCCTCCGGACCAAGAGGGAGCCCTCGTTCGAGGGCTTCTTCCAGAGCCGCTTCCTGGTGAAGCAGAAGCGCCTGATGAAGGCCCGGGACTTTGATCTCCGCCGCTACAGCGAGCTCCGGCGAGCCTGCGGCCTTCCGTCGCTGCAAGCTCAAAGTAGTCCCTGCGAGTTCGCCCAGGATAGCAATTGCCATTCTTACTGCCAGTGTCATTGA